One window of the Streptococcus parasanguinis ATCC 15912 genome contains the following:
- a CDS encoding glycosyltransferase family 2 protein translates to MISQIVMIIALISIWLSLAWGLVILFSAVHFWFKHSDFRVNTDPLPYYPKVTIVVPAHNEDVVIAQTAKAILDMNYPHDRVELLLFADNCSDRTYEECLSVQALPEYAGRDLTIINRSGTGGKAGVLNDALKMATGDYICVYDADAMPEKNALYFLVKEVLKDPERHVASFGRNKTRNAGQNFLTHCINQEIVVTQRVHHVGMWHLFKIGRIPGTNFIIQTEFVKSIGGWKNGALTEDTDISFKIMQSGKLIALAYNSEAFQQEPETLKSYYMQRKRWAKGNYEVVLSNFKHLFGKGNWRVKLEVINYSCIFFWFNAAIILSDLIFFANILAICIHSVVPGIQIPFAFDSDNIYIAQLMLFNWILMIGIYLLQINVALASQFGQATIKQIWLALAAYFTYSQLFIIVSVDAVSSIVMDKLLHREGTKWVKTKRFAG, encoded by the coding sequence ATGATTAGTCAAATTGTGATGATTATTGCCCTGATTTCGATTTGGTTATCTTTAGCCTGGGGACTGGTGATTCTCTTCTCGGCCGTTCATTTTTGGTTCAAACATAGTGATTTTCGTGTCAATACGGATCCCCTTCCGTATTACCCTAAAGTGACCATTGTTGTACCAGCTCATAACGAGGATGTGGTTATTGCTCAAACAGCCAAAGCGATTCTTGACATGAACTATCCACATGATCGTGTCGAATTATTGCTGTTTGCAGATAATTGTTCGGATAGGACCTATGAAGAGTGTCTTTCAGTCCAAGCATTGCCAGAGTACGCAGGACGCGATTTAACAATTATTAATCGAAGCGGAACAGGTGGAAAAGCAGGTGTTCTTAATGATGCTTTGAAGATGGCTACAGGAGACTATATCTGTGTTTACGATGCAGATGCTATGCCTGAAAAGAATGCACTTTATTTTTTAGTGAAGGAAGTACTTAAAGATCCGGAACGTCATGTGGCATCCTTTGGTCGAAATAAGACGCGAAATGCAGGGCAAAATTTTTTAACACATTGTATCAATCAAGAAATTGTCGTCACCCAACGGGTTCACCATGTCGGCATGTGGCATCTCTTTAAGATTGGACGGATTCCAGGGACAAACTTTATTATCCAAACCGAATTTGTAAAGAGTATTGGAGGCTGGAAAAATGGTGCCTTGACAGAGGATACGGATATCTCCTTTAAGATTATGCAAAGTGGGAAGTTGATTGCTCTCGCGTATAATTCAGAAGCTTTTCAACAGGAACCAGAAACTCTGAAGAGTTATTATATGCAACGTAAGCGTTGGGCAAAAGGAAATTATGAGGTAGTTCTTTCCAACTTTAAACATCTATTTGGAAAAGGAAATTGGCGTGTGAAGTTGGAAGTCATTAATTACTCCTGCATCTTTTTTTGGTTTAATGCAGCGATCATTTTATCAGATTTGATTTTTTTCGCAAACATTTTAGCTATCTGTATCCATTCAGTCGTCCCAGGAATTCAAATACCATTTGCCTTTGATTCTGATAATATTTATATTGCTCAATTAATGTTGTTTAATTGGATTTTGATGATTGGAATTTATCTTCTTCAGATCAATGTTGCACTAGCATCGCAGTTTGGTCAGGCAACGATCAAACAAATTTGGTTAGCCCTGGCCGCGTATTTCACCTATTCACAACTGTTTATTATTGTATCTGTTGATGCTGTTTCTTCTATTGTGATGGATAAACTGTTGCATCGTGAGGGAACAAAATGGGTTAAAACAAAACGATTCGCGGGGTAG
- a CDS encoding glycosyl hydrolase family 8, which yields MKMKKFRYLWFVIILCIFCMTLFFARTRSKIEMRNRIYRQWNQQFVVSKGKESYIRTTNDSNQTVVLSEAQSYGMLITVEAAKKGQAYQEDFDRLYQYYLKHRLGDTQLMSWKQTISDGKVSAEDHNATDGDLYIAYSLLEASHQWPKQAKKYQAQAKAILGDILKYNYNEETGVLTVGNWANGDSDFYHLMRTSDTLPAQFQVFYEVTQDPKWLDIKEKMLKQLDTISSQSNTGLLPDFIWVEEQGTRVADPNTIESKYDGSYSYNACRLPYNLVQSKDPVSQKMVKKMLGFFNDQRNLYAGYDLKGKALNNHQAASFLAPIIFASEREKSYLKLVQQNKYIFTQDLPLNNYYDATMTTMIALELF from the coding sequence ATGAAAATGAAAAAGTTTAGATATTTATGGTTTGTGATTATTCTTTGCATTTTCTGTATGACCTTATTTTTTGCGAGAACTAGAAGCAAGATAGAGATGCGAAATCGAATCTATCGCCAGTGGAATCAACAGTTTGTTGTTTCAAAGGGGAAGGAATCTTATATTCGTACTACCAATGATTCAAATCAGACAGTCGTCTTATCTGAGGCGCAAAGTTACGGGATGTTGATTACAGTAGAGGCTGCAAAAAAAGGCCAGGCCTACCAAGAAGACTTTGACCGTCTCTATCAATACTATCTGAAACACCGCTTAGGGGATACCCAGTTGATGTCTTGGAAACAAACGATCTCAGATGGAAAGGTTTCAGCTGAGGATCATAATGCAACAGATGGGGATCTTTATATTGCTTATTCTTTGCTAGAAGCGTCCCATCAATGGCCAAAGCAAGCTAAAAAATACCAAGCTCAAGCTAAAGCTATTTTAGGAGATATCTTAAAATATAATTACAATGAAGAAACAGGTGTTCTAACAGTTGGAAATTGGGCTAATGGGGATTCGGATTTTTATCATTTGATGCGGACTTCTGATACACTGCCAGCACAATTCCAGGTCTTTTATGAAGTTACGCAAGATCCCAAGTGGTTAGATATTAAAGAAAAGATGTTGAAGCAACTAGATACGATTAGTTCGCAATCGAATACAGGTTTATTACCTGATTTCATTTGGGTAGAGGAACAGGGAACTCGTGTGGCAGATCCGAACACGATTGAATCTAAGTATGATGGGTCTTATTCTTATAATGCTTGCCGTCTTCCATATAATCTCGTTCAAAGTAAGGATCCAGTCAGTCAAAAAATGGTAAAAAAAATGTTAGGTTTCTTTAATGATCAGAGAAACTTATATGCTGGATATGATTTGAAAGGGAAGGCATTGAATAATCATCAGGCTGCAAGTTTCCTTGCACCAATAATTTTTGCGTCTGAAAGAGAAAAGAGTTATTTAAAATTGGTTCAACAGAATAAATATATATTTACACAGGATCTTCCTCTTAATAACTATTATGACGCAACAATGACAACCATGATCGCACTTGAACTGTTCTAA